One Streptomyces sp. NBC_00554 DNA segment encodes these proteins:
- a CDS encoding GNAT family N-acetyltransferase, which yields MTVQDIRSFNRFYTNVIGALDYGRHLYAPYTLTESRVLCELAHASHTDAADLRAELSLDAGYLSRILNKFEQDGLIERAPSEKDPRRRRVTLTTRGREAAALLDERARETVGSLLATVPSADRPRLAEAMRTVRTILGDGKGQAPRREDVVLREPGPGDLGWMVQRNAALYTAEYGWNADYEGLVARIVADFAEDHDPHLERVWIAELDGRPVGCVMCVRDDAPGAARLRLLLVEPEARGLGIGDQLVTAVADFARGVGYHELVLWTNDVLAAARRLYQRHGFVLVSEKPHRSFGADLVGQDWRLDLHGNGE from the coding sequence ATGACCGTCCAGGACATCCGCTCCTTCAACCGCTTCTACACGAACGTCATCGGCGCACTCGACTACGGCCGCCACCTCTACGCCCCCTACACCCTCACCGAGTCCCGAGTCCTGTGCGAACTCGCGCACGCCTCGCACACGGACGCCGCCGACCTCCGAGCCGAACTCTCCCTGGACGCCGGTTACTTGAGCCGCATCCTGAACAAGTTCGAGCAGGACGGCCTGATCGAGCGCGCCCCGTCCGAGAAGGACCCACGGCGCCGTCGAGTCACGCTCACCACCCGAGGCCGGGAGGCCGCCGCCCTGCTGGACGAGCGCGCGCGGGAAACCGTCGGCTCGCTGCTCGCCACCGTGCCTTCGGCCGACCGACCACGGCTCGCGGAGGCGATGCGCACGGTGCGCACGATCCTGGGCGACGGCAAGGGGCAGGCCCCCCGCCGCGAGGACGTCGTCCTGCGCGAGCCCGGCCCGGGTGACCTCGGCTGGATGGTGCAGCGCAACGCCGCGCTGTACACGGCGGAGTACGGGTGGAACGCGGACTACGAGGGCCTGGTGGCGAGGATCGTCGCCGACTTCGCCGAGGACCACGACCCGCACCTGGAGCGAGTGTGGATCGCGGAGCTCGACGGCCGTCCCGTCGGCTGCGTGATGTGCGTACGGGACGACGCGCCCGGCGCCGCCCGCCTCCGCCTGCTCCTCGTGGAACCGGAGGCACGCGGGCTGGGCATCGGCGACCAACTCGTCACAGCCGTGGCCGACTTCGCCCGCGGCGTCGGCTACCACGAACTCGTCCTGTGGACGAACGACGTCCTGGCCGCCGCCCGCCGCCTCTACCAGCGCCACGGTTTCGTCCTGGTCTCCGAGAAACCCCACCGCTCCTTCGGCGCGGATCTGGTCGGCCAGGACTGGCGCCTGGACCTGCACGGCAACGGTGAGTGA
- a CDS encoding alpha/beta hydrolase family protein, with the protein MRLLRGLGMVVAGVVLVAVVGCTGGDGADPVPTEVPASTSAATRTPTPSLSPSPAADPVSIPGLIQREHTGSNLRLRSVLARTTAYTRYGVTYEANGLTISGIMNIPTGKGPFPALVLAHGYIDPDVYTTGRGLAREQDLLARNGYVVLHTDYRNHATSDDDPDNDVNLRLGYTEDVIGAVLALRSSTRPEIDGDRIGLLGRSMGGGVTYNTLVVEPGLVDAAVVFAPVSSRPAENVDRFQRSEGDPIVNEIEAAHGTPEQNPKFWREVSPITYADRLTEPLLILHGTADDTCPITWSRQTTAAFKAAGKDVQLKEYEGEAHAFGPQWPASMDTTMAFFAQHLR; encoded by the coding sequence ATGCGGTTGCTTCGGGGCTTGGGCATGGTTGTCGCCGGGGTGGTGCTCGTGGCGGTGGTCGGGTGCACCGGGGGTGATGGCGCCGACCCAGTGCCCACCGAGGTGCCGGCGTCGACCAGTGCCGCCACCAGGACGCCCACTCCCTCCCTCTCCCCCTCCCCTGCCGCCGACCCTGTGTCGATCCCAGGCCTGATCCAGCGCGAGCACACAGGCTCGAACCTCCGACTCCGCTCCGTACTCGCCCGAACCACCGCCTACACCCGATACGGGGTGACGTACGAGGCCAACGGGCTGACGATCTCGGGGATCATGAACATCCCCACGGGCAAGGGGCCCTTCCCAGCCCTCGTGCTGGCGCACGGATACATAGACCCGGACGTCTACACGACCGGCCGCGGTCTGGCCCGGGAACAGGATCTCCTCGCCCGCAACGGCTACGTCGTCCTGCACACCGACTACCGCAACCACGCCACCTCCGACGACGACCCGGACAACGACGTCAACCTCCGCCTCGGATACACCGAGGACGTCATCGGCGCCGTACTGGCGCTGCGCTCGTCCACCCGCCCGGAGATCGACGGCGACCGGATCGGCCTGCTGGGCCGGTCGATGGGCGGCGGCGTCACGTACAACACGCTGGTGGTGGAACCCGGCCTGGTCGACGCCGCCGTGGTGTTCGCACCGGTGAGTTCGCGCCCCGCCGAGAACGTCGACCGTTTCCAGCGCAGCGAAGGCGACCCGATCGTCAACGAGATCGAAGCGGCACACGGCACACCCGAGCAGAACCCGAAGTTCTGGCGGGAGGTCTCCCCCATCACCTACGCAGATCGCCTGACCGAGCCACTCCTCATCCTCCACGGCACAGCCGACGACACCTGCCCCATCACCTGGTCACGCCAGACCACGGCAGCATTCAAGGCGGCGGGCAAGGACGTACAACTCAAGGAGTACGAGGGCGAGGCCCACGCCTTCGGCCCCCAGTGGCCGGCCTCCATGGACACGACGATGGCCTTCTTCGCCCAACACCTCCGCTGA
- a CDS encoding LacI family DNA-binding transcriptional regulator, with the protein MTVTLADVAARAQVSPATVSRVLNGNYPVAASTRERVLRAVNELDYVLNGPASSLAAATSDLVGILVNDIADPFFGIMAAAIQSEIGGPGGRAGGERLGVVCNTGGSPERELTYLTLLQRQRAAAVVLTGGAIEDSAHATAVAAKLRRLAEAGTKVVLCGRPPSPEAPEAIALTFDNRGGGSQLTEHLIGLGHRRLGYIAGPEERTTTRHRLEGHRSALAAHGIEDVPLRTVHGRYDRRSGYEATLELLRRDPSLTAVVAANDTVALGACAALRDSGRRIPDDVSVAGFDDLPFSIDAVPALTTVRLPLSEAGARAGRIAMGREEPPPGGIATVRGELMVRGSTGGPRL; encoded by the coding sequence ATGACCGTGACCCTGGCGGACGTGGCGGCGCGTGCGCAGGTCTCGCCCGCGACCGTGTCCCGGGTGCTGAACGGGAACTATCCCGTCGCGGCGTCCACGCGCGAGCGGGTGCTGCGCGCGGTGAACGAGCTGGACTACGTACTGAACGGGCCCGCGAGTTCGCTGGCCGCGGCGACGTCCGACCTCGTCGGAATCCTCGTGAACGACATCGCCGACCCCTTCTTCGGGATCATGGCGGCCGCGATCCAGTCGGAGATCGGGGGCCCGGGGGGCCGCGCGGGCGGAGAACGGCTCGGCGTCGTCTGCAACACGGGCGGCTCCCCGGAACGCGAGCTCACCTACCTCACCCTCCTCCAGCGCCAACGTGCCGCCGCGGTCGTCCTCACCGGCGGCGCGATCGAGGACAGCGCGCACGCCACGGCCGTCGCCGCGAAGCTGCGCAGGCTGGCGGAGGCCGGCACCAAGGTCGTCCTCTGCGGACGGCCGCCCTCGCCCGAGGCTCCCGAGGCGATCGCCCTCACCTTCGACAACCGCGGGGGCGGCTCGCAGCTCACCGAGCACCTGATCGGCCTCGGCCACCGGCGGCTCGGCTACATCGCAGGGCCGGAGGAGCGGACGACGACCCGGCACCGTCTGGAGGGTCACCGGTCCGCGCTCGCCGCGCACGGCATCGAGGACGTTCCGCTGCGCACCGTGCACGGGCGGTACGACCGCCGGTCCGGGTACGAGGCGACGCTCGAACTCCTCCGGCGCGACCCGTCGTTGACCGCTGTCGTCGCGGCGAACGACACCGTGGCGCTGGGTGCGTGTGCCGCGCTGCGGGACTCGGGGCGGCGGATTCCCGACGACGTGTCCGTCGCCGGGTTCGATGATCTGCCGTTCAGTATTGACGCGGTGCCGGCGTTGACGACGGTGCGGTTGCCGCTGTCCGAGGCGGGGGCGCGGGCCGGGCGGATCGCCATGGGGCGGGAGGAGCCGCCGCCGGGCGGGATCGCCACGGTGCGGGGGGAGTTGATGGTGCGGGGGTCCACCGGAGGGCCGCGGTTGTAG
- a CDS encoding Gfo/Idh/MocA family protein: MTRKTVRIAMNGVTGRMGYRQHLVRSILALRDQGGLDLGDGTVLWPEPVLVGRREHVLKALAEQHGLEEWSTDLDAVLADPTIDLYFDAQVTSAREESLKAAIAAGKHIYTEKPTATGLEGALELARLAAAKGIKHGVVQDKLFLPGLLKLKRLIDGGFFGRILSIRGEFGYWVFEGDWQSAQRPSWNYRAEDGGGIVVDMFPHWEYVLHELFGRVTSVQAIAATHIPQRWDEQGKPYDATADDSAYGIFELESGAIAQINSSWAVRVNRDELVEFQVDGTEGSAVAGLRNCRVQHRSSTPKPVWNPDIPATYSFRDQWQEVPDNAEFDNGFKAQWELFLRHVYADAPYHWDLLAGARGVQLAELGLKSSAEGRRFDVPEISL, encoded by the coding sequence GTGACACGCAAGACGGTGCGTATCGCCATGAACGGCGTGACGGGGCGCATGGGCTACCGCCAGCACCTCGTCCGCTCGATCCTCGCCCTGCGTGACCAGGGCGGCCTCGACCTGGGCGACGGCACCGTGCTGTGGCCCGAACCCGTCCTCGTCGGCCGCCGCGAGCACGTGCTCAAGGCGCTCGCCGAGCAGCACGGCCTCGAGGAGTGGTCCACCGACCTCGACGCCGTTCTGGCCGACCCGACCATCGACCTCTACTTCGATGCGCAGGTCACCTCCGCCCGCGAGGAGTCGCTCAAGGCGGCCATCGCGGCGGGCAAGCACATCTACACGGAGAAGCCGACGGCCACGGGGCTCGAAGGTGCGCTGGAACTGGCCCGGCTGGCCGCCGCCAAGGGCATCAAGCACGGCGTGGTCCAGGACAAGCTCTTCCTCCCCGGCCTGCTCAAGCTCAAGCGCCTCATCGACGGCGGCTTCTTCGGCCGGATCCTGTCCATCCGCGGGGAGTTCGGCTACTGGGTCTTCGAGGGTGACTGGCAGTCTGCCCAGCGGCCCTCCTGGAACTACCGCGCCGAGGACGGCGGCGGCATCGTCGTCGACATGTTCCCGCACTGGGAGTACGTGCTCCATGAGCTCTTCGGGCGGGTCACCTCCGTCCAGGCCATCGCCGCGACCCACATCCCGCAGCGCTGGGACGAGCAGGGCAAGCCGTACGACGCCACGGCCGACGACTCCGCGTACGGCATCTTCGAGCTGGAGAGTGGTGCGATCGCCCAGATCAACTCGTCGTGGGCCGTGCGCGTCAATCGTGATGAGCTGGTGGAGTTCCAGGTGGACGGGACGGAGGGGTCGGCTGTGGCCGGGTTGCGCAACTGTCGTGTGCAGCACCGCAGTTCGACGCCCAAGCCGGTCTGGAATCCCGACATCCCGGCCACCTACTCCTTCCGGGATCAGTGGCAGGAAGTCCCCGACAACGCCGAGTTCGACAACGGCTTCAAGGCCCAGTGGGAGCTGTTCCTCCGGCACGTCTACGCCGACGCGCCCTACCACTGGGACCTCCTCGCCGGCGCCCGCGGCGTCCAGCTCGCCGAACTCGGCCTGAAGTCCTCGGCCGAGGGTCGCCGCTTCGACGTACCGGAGATCTCGCTGTGA
- a CDS encoding dihydrodipicolinate synthase family protein, protein MRTIQLPGVGGGLRAYTPRSEPLALTTGSPFTSRTVFSAAHVVADPYADVSPDSPAAVDWDSTLAFRRHLWSHGLGVAEAMDTAQRGMGLDWGGAAELIRRSAAEAKAVGGRIACGVGTDQLGGGSLEEIRKAYEEQLALVEESGAQAILMASRALAAAASGPEDYLEVYGHLLRQSSDPVILHWLGPMFDPALEGYWGSSDLDAATEVFLQVIAAHPDKVDGIKVSLLDAGREIDIRRRLPQGVRCYTGDDFNYPELIAGDEQGFSHALLGIFDPLGPLAAEAVRVLDTGDVKGFRELLDPTVELSRHLFQTPTRFYKTGVVFLAWLAGHQEHFAMVGGLQSARSLPHFARAYELADGLGLFPNPELAETRMRTMLSLYGVAQ, encoded by the coding sequence GTGAGAACCATTCAACTGCCGGGAGTTGGAGGGGGGTTGCGCGCGTACACCCCGCGCTCCGAGCCCCTCGCCCTCACCACCGGCTCGCCCTTCACCTCTCGTACGGTCTTCTCGGCGGCGCACGTGGTTGCCGATCCGTACGCGGATGTGTCCCCCGACTCGCCCGCCGCTGTCGACTGGGACTCGACTCTCGCCTTTCGCCGTCACCTGTGGTCCCACGGGCTGGGCGTGGCTGAGGCGATGGACACGGCTCAGCGCGGCATGGGCCTCGACTGGGGCGGCGCGGCGGAGTTGATCCGGCGGTCGGCCGCCGAGGCCAAGGCGGTCGGTGGGCGGATCGCGTGCGGTGTCGGCACGGACCAGCTCGGCGGGGGTTCCCTCGAGGAGATCCGGAAGGCCTACGAGGAGCAGTTGGCCCTCGTCGAGGAATCGGGTGCCCAGGCGATCCTGATGGCCTCGCGCGCGCTGGCGGCGGCCGCCTCCGGTCCCGAGGACTACCTGGAGGTGTACGGCCATCTGCTCCGGCAGTCGTCCGACCCCGTGATCCTGCACTGGCTCGGACCGATGTTCGACCCGGCCCTTGAGGGCTACTGGGGGTCCAGCGACCTGGACGCCGCCACGGAGGTGTTCCTTCAGGTCATCGCGGCCCACCCGGACAAGGTGGACGGCATCAAGGTGTCGTTGCTGGATGCCGGGCGCGAGATCGACATCCGCCGCCGCCTCCCGCAGGGCGTGCGCTGTTACACCGGAGACGACTTCAACTACCCCGAACTGATCGCGGGTGACGAGCAGGGCTTCAGTCACGCCCTGCTCGGCATCTTCGATCCGCTGGGGCCGTTGGCGGCGGAGGCGGTCCGGGTTCTGGACACGGGTGATGTGAAGGGGTTCCGCGAACTCCTCGATCCCACGGTGGAGTTGTCCCGGCATCTCTTCCAGACACCTACGCGCTTCTACAAGACGGGTGTGGTGTTCCTGGCCTGGCTGGCCGGCCATCAGGAGCACTTTGCGATGGTCGGTGGTCTGCAGTCGGCGCGCTCGCTTCCGCACTTCGCCCGTGCCTATGAACTGGCCGACGGGCTGGGTCTGTTCCCGAACCCGGAGCTGGCCGAGACGAGGATGAGGACGATGCTGTCCCTGTACGGAGTGGCTCAGTGA
- a CDS encoding sugar phosphate isomerase/epimerase, protein MTVKQLSMPELVDACVELGVPGVGLWREPVQSYGLDATAKLVRDAGLAVTTLCRGGFLTAIEPAERAAALADNRSAIDEAATLGTDTLVLVSGGLPAGSKDLHGARERIADALGELGPYAAERGVRLAIEPLHPMFASDRCVVSTLAQALDLAERFPADQVGVTVDTYHIWWDDTAPAQIARAGASGRIHTFQLADWTTPLPEGVLNGRGQIGDGSVDMREWRSYVEAAGYTGPIEVELFNEGLWARDGREVLAETAARFVEHAE, encoded by the coding sequence ATGACGGTGAAGCAGCTGTCTATGCCCGAACTGGTCGATGCTTGTGTGGAGTTGGGTGTCCCCGGAGTCGGTCTCTGGCGTGAACCCGTCCAGTCGTACGGGCTCGACGCGACCGCCAAGCTGGTGCGTGACGCGGGCCTGGCGGTGACGACCCTGTGCCGGGGCGGCTTCCTCACGGCGATCGAACCGGCCGAGCGGGCCGCCGCGCTGGCCGACAACCGCTCGGCGATCGACGAGGCGGCCACGCTCGGCACGGACACGCTGGTCCTGGTCTCCGGTGGACTGCCGGCGGGCAGTAAGGATCTGCATGGCGCGCGGGAGCGCATCGCCGACGCGCTGGGGGAGTTGGGCCCCTACGCTGCGGAACGGGGCGTACGCCTGGCCATCGAGCCGCTGCACCCCATGTTCGCCTCGGACCGGTGCGTGGTGTCGACCCTGGCCCAGGCGCTGGATCTGGCGGAGCGCTTCCCGGCGGACCAGGTCGGCGTGACGGTGGACACGTACCACATCTGGTGGGACGACACGGCGCCTGCTCAGATCGCCCGCGCGGGTGCCTCCGGGCGCATCCACACCTTCCAACTCGCCGACTGGACAACCCCGTTGCCCGAGGGCGTGCTCAACGGGCGCGGCCAGATCGGCGACGGTTCGGTCGACATGCGGGAGTGGCGTTCGTACGTCGAGGCGGCCGGCTACACCGGTCCCATCGAGGTCGAGCTGTTCAACGAAGGGTTGTGGGCGCGGGACGGGCGCGAGGTGTTGGCGGAGACGGCGGCGCGGTTCGTGGAGCATGCCGAGTAG
- a CDS encoding helix-turn-helix domain-containing protein — MIGTVFRSEDVPAEHRFEYWRELIDRTIAPSEISSEYAADFWAEQRLLELGPVIVWPTSLLPARFRRTARMIRQSDPEQYHLSLVLGGELGFDHAGRSDMYGPRDLWVSDTSRPYDVRPPDGLGRRTVTGVGVEVPKALLPVSPDRVRELLGRRLSAQEGVGALLTGFLTGLERESNSLQPSDAPRLGTVVLDLLAAWFAQMLEVEAALPPETRHRALTERIRAFIRQNLHDPELTPPVIAAVHHISLSYLHRLFQEEVRGETVAAWIRSQRLEGARHDLADPALHATPIHAIATRWGLPRNSGFTRVFRTAYGLSPREYRLQALAVRE; from the coding sequence ATGATCGGGACGGTGTTCCGGAGCGAGGACGTGCCTGCGGAGCACAGGTTCGAGTACTGGCGGGAACTGATCGACCGGACGATCGCGCCGAGCGAGATCAGCAGTGAGTACGCCGCCGACTTCTGGGCGGAGCAGCGGTTGCTGGAGCTGGGGCCGGTGATCGTGTGGCCGACGTCGCTGCTGCCGGCGCGGTTCCGGCGGACCGCGCGGATGATCCGGCAGTCCGACCCCGAGCAGTACCACTTGTCGCTGGTGCTCGGCGGCGAGTTGGGGTTCGACCACGCCGGGCGGAGCGACATGTACGGCCCGCGCGACCTGTGGGTCTCCGACACCTCGCGGCCCTACGACGTGCGGCCGCCGGACGGCCTGGGCCGCCGCACGGTCACCGGGGTGGGCGTGGAGGTCCCCAAGGCACTGCTGCCCGTGTCACCGGACCGGGTACGGGAGTTGCTGGGCAGGCGGCTGTCGGCTCAGGAGGGAGTGGGCGCCCTGCTGACGGGGTTCCTCACCGGCCTGGAAAGGGAGTCCAACTCCCTCCAGCCGTCGGACGCGCCGCGCCTGGGCACGGTCGTGCTCGACCTGCTGGCGGCCTGGTTCGCCCAGATGCTGGAGGTGGAGGCCGCTCTGCCGCCGGAGACCCGTCACCGGGCCCTGACCGAACGCATACGCGCGTTCATCCGCCAGAACCTGCACGACCCTGAGCTGACACCGCCCGTGATCGCGGCCGTGCACCACATCTCGCTCAGCTATCTGCACCGCCTCTTCCAGGAAGAGGTGCGGGGCGAGACGGTCGCGGCCTGGATCCGCAGCCAGCGCCTGGAGGGCGCCCGCCACGATTTGGCGGACCCCGCGCTGCACGCCACCCCGATCCACGCCATCGCCACCCGCTGGGGCCTCCCCCGCAACTCCGGATTCACCCGCGTCTTCCGCACCGCGTACGGGCTCTCGCCCAGGGAGTACCGGCTCCAGGCGCTGGCCGTACGGGAGTAG
- a CDS encoding subtype B tannase produces MQRRHMVKVLAATAAIPAVVGSAGGAWASPAAKVQGKATSAADLSASDPLVFDPATYTTLTTSVTTADGVKAVTYRFYKAIPYVAAPVDVTYQTLNVNVPVEIDGVAVDASHAPILFNNAVGGYMPSSTANNTGIGRGTNPGLALASGYVVAEPGARGRSLVDSTGVYYGVAPAAIVDLKAAVRYLRHNKGRVPGNTDRIVATGVSAGGALTSLLGATGDSRLYDSYLSELGAADASDAVFAAAPYCPITDLEHADMAYEWNWGTNPLSSGAQVDQALSKELRSNFAEYQASLKLKGKGGFGRITARNYDEYLVRTYLEPSATKYLAALSDADRTAYLAAHPGITWSGGKASFAWSDFLTHVGARKKNVPSFDLFDLSSGENNLFGVDTTKARHFTEWSLRKATGDAAARLDADLPEKIELLNPMPFIERKNPHRARNWFIRVGTKDSDTSLTVVGNLAASLENLGDNVDTYMYWDGAHGANQDAPAFMTWIGKVTGYRK; encoded by the coding sequence ATGCAGCGGAGACACATGGTGAAGGTTCTGGCCGCGACGGCCGCCATACCGGCGGTTGTCGGCTCGGCCGGCGGGGCGTGGGCCTCGCCCGCCGCCAAGGTGCAGGGCAAGGCAACCTCGGCCGCGGACCTCTCGGCATCGGACCCCTTGGTGTTCGACCCCGCGACCTACACCACCCTCACCACGTCCGTCACCACTGCCGACGGCGTCAAGGCGGTCACCTACCGCTTCTACAAGGCGATCCCGTATGTCGCCGCCCCGGTCGACGTGACGTACCAGACCCTCAACGTCAACGTCCCGGTGGAGATCGACGGCGTTGCGGTCGACGCCTCGCACGCGCCGATCCTCTTCAACAACGCGGTCGGCGGCTACATGCCGTCCTCCACGGCCAACAACACCGGCATCGGTCGCGGCACCAACCCGGGCCTGGCGCTGGCGTCCGGCTACGTCGTGGCGGAACCGGGCGCCCGCGGCCGGTCCCTGGTCGACTCCACGGGCGTCTACTACGGCGTGGCCCCGGCGGCGATCGTGGACCTCAAGGCCGCGGTCCGCTACCTCCGCCACAACAAGGGCCGCGTCCCGGGCAACACCGACCGCATCGTCGCCACCGGCGTCAGCGCGGGCGGCGCCCTCACCTCGCTGCTCGGCGCCACCGGCGACAGCCGCCTCTACGACTCCTACCTGAGCGAGCTGGGCGCGGCCGACGCGAGCGACGCCGTCTTCGCCGCCGCCCCGTACTGCCCGATCACGGACCTCGAACACGCCGACATGGCGTACGAGTGGAACTGGGGCACCAACCCGCTCTCCAGTGGCGCGCAGGTCGACCAGGCCCTGTCCAAGGAACTGCGGAGCAACTTCGCCGAGTACCAGGCGTCGTTGAAGCTCAAGGGCAAGGGCGGCTTCGGCCGCATCACCGCCCGCAACTACGACGAGTACCTGGTCAGGACGTACCTGGAGCCCTCGGCCACCAAGTACCTGGCAGCTCTGTCCGACGCGGATCGCACCGCCTACCTGGCCGCCCACCCCGGGATCACCTGGTCCGGCGGCAAGGCGTCCTTCGCCTGGAGCGACTTCCTCACCCACGTGGGCGCCCGGAAGAAGAACGTCCCGTCGTTCGACCTCTTCGACCTGTCCTCCGGCGAGAACAACCTGTTCGGCGTGGACACCACCAAGGCACGCCACTTCACGGAGTGGAGCCTGCGCAAGGCCACCGGCGACGCGGCCGCCCGCCTCGACGCGGACCTGCCCGAGAAGATCGAACTGCTCAATCCGATGCCCTTCATCGAGCGCAAGAACCCGCACCGGGCCCGGAACTGGTTCATCCGCGTCGGCACCAAGGACAGCGACACCTCGCTGACCGTCGTCGGCAACCTCGCCGCGAGCCTGGAGAACCTCGGCGACAACGTCGACACGTACATGTACTGGGACGGCGCGCACGGCGCGAACCAGGACGCGCCCGCCTTCATGACCTGGATCGGCAAGGTCACCGGCTACAGGAAGTGA
- a CDS encoding DUF937 domain-containing protein, whose protein sequence is MSEDSGTSLEAEVLDELGEDRLQEIAGLLGTDGTEAREMVGTTVSALSGEVREAPVPEEEAPLQGVSTLGGFTAGGLLAGVLAKASKPVANAVAKKTGLPAATVTRVVELLIPVILTVLAKRGAKK, encoded by the coding sequence ATGAGCGAAGATTCCGGTACGTCCCTGGAGGCCGAGGTCCTCGACGAGCTCGGCGAGGACAGGCTCCAGGAGATCGCGGGCCTGCTGGGAACGGACGGCACCGAGGCCCGCGAGATGGTCGGAACGACGGTGTCGGCGCTCTCCGGCGAGGTGCGCGAGGCGCCCGTTCCGGAGGAGGAGGCGCCGCTTCAGGGCGTGTCGACGCTCGGCGGATTCACCGCCGGCGGCCTCCTGGCCGGTGTGCTGGCCAAGGCGAGCAAGCCGGTCGCGAACGCCGTCGCCAAGAAGACCGGCCTCCCCGCGGCGACCGTCACCCGGGTCGTCGAATTGCTGATCCCGGTGATCCTGACGGTACTGGCGAAGCGGGGCGCGAAGAAATAG
- the rbsD gene encoding D-ribose pyranase produces MKKAGILNRHLAGALAELGHGDGVLVCDVGMPIPAGPRVVDLAFRAGVPSFAEVLDGLLDELVVEGATAAREVQEANPDASALLEKRFPGLWTVSHEELKSLSAGARLIVRTGEARPYANVLLRCGVFF; encoded by the coding sequence GTGAAGAAGGCCGGAATTCTGAACCGCCATCTCGCGGGCGCGCTCGCCGAGTTGGGCCACGGGGACGGGGTCCTGGTGTGCGACGTGGGGATGCCGATACCGGCGGGGCCGCGCGTCGTGGACCTGGCGTTCCGGGCCGGGGTGCCGTCGTTCGCCGAGGTGCTCGACGGGCTGCTCGACGAGCTGGTGGTGGAGGGCGCCACGGCCGCGCGTGAGGTCCAGGAGGCGAACCCGGACGCGTCGGCGTTGCTGGAGAAGCGCTTCCCGGGCCTGTGGACGGTCTCGCACGAGGAGCTGAAGTCGCTGTCGGCGGGCGCGCGTCTGATCGTCAGGACCGGGGAGGCCCGGCCGTATGCGAATGTGCTGCTGCGGTGTGGGGTCTTCTTTTAG
- a CDS encoding ribokinase has translation MYDYDLLVVGSANADLVIGVERRPAAGETVLGSDLTVHPGGKGANQAVAAARLGARTVLLARVGDDAYGRLLLDSQRAAGVDTVGVLVGGAPTGVALITVDPSGDNSIVVSPGANGRLMPEDVRAAGSLFQASRVVSAQLEIPLETVVEVVRNLAEDSRFVLNPSPPRPLPREVLAACDPLIVNEHEARVLIGSGAGPEPEDWARDLLAMGPSSVVITLGEQGALVAQRAGARVRVPSVRVEAVDTTGAGDSFTAALAWRLGRGESLAEAAAYAARVGAVAVTRHGAQESFPTAEEVAAL, from the coding sequence ATGTACGACTACGACCTGCTGGTCGTCGGATCGGCCAACGCGGATCTGGTGATCGGCGTCGAGCGGCGGCCCGCGGCCGGGGAGACGGTCCTCGGCTCCGACCTGACCGTCCACCCGGGCGGCAAGGGCGCGAACCAGGCGGTCGCCGCCGCCCGGCTCGGGGCCCGTACGGTCCTGCTGGCGCGCGTGGGCGACGACGCGTACGGGCGGCTGCTGCTCGACTCGCAGCGGGCGGCCGGTGTCGACACCGTGGGCGTCCTGGTCGGCGGCGCGCCCACCGGGGTCGCGCTGATCACGGTGGATCCGTCCGGGGACAACAGCATCGTGGTCTCGCCCGGCGCGAACGGGCGGCTGATGCCGGAGGACGTCCGCGCGGCCGGGAGCCTGTTCCAGGCTTCCCGGGTGGTCTCGGCGCAGCTGGAGATCCCGTTGGAGACGGTCGTGGAGGTCGTACGGAATCTCGCCGAGGACAGCCGCTTCGTACTCAACCCCTCGCCACCCAGGCCGCTGCCCCGCGAGGTACTGGCGGCCTGCGACCCGCTGATCGTGAACGAGCACGAGGCGCGTGTGCTGATCGGCTCCGGGGCCGGTCCCGAGCCGGAGGACTGGGCGCGGGATCTGCTGGCCATGGGCCCGAGCTCGGTGGTCATCACGCTGGGCGAGCAGGGCGCGCTGGTGGCCCAGCGGGCCGGGGCCCGGGTCCGGGTGCCGTCCGTGCGGGTCGAGGCCGTGGACACGACCGGGGCGGGCGACTCGTTCACCGCGGCGCTGGCCTGGCGGCTGGGGCGTGGCGAGTCACTGGCCGAGGCCGCCGCGTACGCCGCCCGGGTCGGGGCCGTCGCGGTAACCCGGCACGGCGCCCAGGAGTCCTTCCCGACCGCCGAGGAAGTGGCCGCGCTGTGA